The following coding sequences are from one Neodiprion lecontei isolate iyNeoLeco1 chromosome 7, iyNeoLeco1.1, whole genome shotgun sequence window:
- the LOC107218303 gene encoding uncharacterized protein LOC107218303, producing the protein MFREGYYLEIIKAKTSAATAVITVKEKTVEIKNKKITTNKWLTLEDWASLYQVLEKGVIQNSENKTRASESKEKKKITRHLEIVYTFEESENPTDRTTLPTIRVSVSPVKKKSRSKRDATTAEVNQKEKIRVSSTLTTEHKNESRSSPKLESSGETFYGTGFKVEEYIPNVPKTKGAENGADIKYIPSRKSALENLNRSVDSDEYIPAIVNEEGVGTSALDDLYVPNSVPKILNFNETYEPFSSAITTSKIPGEYVPNSKGLKKKMEEYQPDFTSKTMKFDNSYVPSSSAKIMELKKNGRKSSLGGSSSSSSGSARKKRSRDTESSTRRESSSRKKNSPATQSTGVKREM; encoded by the exons ATGTTTCGGGAGGGTTACTATCTGGAAATAATTaag gCTAAAACCTCAGCTGCGACGGCTGTCATTACAGTGAAGGAAAAAACAGTCGAGATAAAGAATAAGAAGATAACGACCAACAAGTGGCTCACCCTCGAGGACTGGGCATCGCTCTATCAAGTCCTAGAAAAAGGTGTGATACAGAACAGCGAGAATAAGACGCGAGCGTCTGagtcgaaggaaaaaaaaaaaatcacaaggcACCTTGAAATCGT atACACATTCGAGGAGTCAGAAAATCCTACTGATAGAACCACCCTGCCGACTATAAGAGTCAGTGTATCaccggtaaaaaaaaagtcaagatCCAAACGGGACGCAACTACCGCTGAAGTTAATCAGAAAGAGAAGATCCGGGTGTCTTCGACCTTGACAACCGAGCATAAAAATGAAAGCCGTAGTTCGCCTAAACTCGAGAGTTCTGGGGAAACCTTCTACGGGACAGGCTTCAAAGTAGAGGAGTATATTCCTAATGTGCCTAAGACAAAGGGAGCAGAGAACGGAGCGGACATAAAATATATTCCGAGCAGGAAAAGCGCCCTAGAAAATCTCAACAGGTCCGTCGACTCAGACGAGTACATTCCGGCCATCGTGAATGAAGAGGGCGTGGGTACCAGTGCCCTGGACGATCTGTACGTCCCGAATTCAGTACCAAAAATACTGAATTTCAACGAAACCTACGAGCCGTTCAGCTCGGCTATTACGACCAGCAAAATACCTGGTGAATACGTTCCTAATTCGAAAGGATTGAAAAAGAAGATGGAGGAGTACCAGCCGGACTTCACCAGCAAGACAATGAAGTTTGACAACAGCTACGTTCCGTCGAGCTCAGCAAAAATAATGGAGCTTAAGAAAAATGGTAGGAAGTCATCCCTGGGCGGCAGCAGTAGTAGCAGCAGTGGAAGCGCAAGGAAGAAGAGGAGTAGAGATACAGAGTCCAGTACTCGCAGGGAATCATCGtctaggaaaaaaaattcccctgCCACTCAGAGTACGGGTGTTAAGCGAGAAATGTGA
- the LOC107218299 gene encoding spastin isoform X1: MSYSDGGRSIRKSSTKSPKKLRVIKNGDSDKVTTTTISYHHHHHHHSEGHGPHPSIHKRNLYVVSFPLIFLFNVLRTLLYQLFVIFKYFYTSTSRLFLRRSTANIAHGKKSLKANCHLEIVVGQQDADGTEKDNLLSVVDPEAEQMSQIPRRTAGPGPGDPLLAKQKHHHRRAFEFISKALKIDEENEGHKEMAIELYKKGIGELEKGIAVECNGGRGEVWERAQKLHDKMRANLAMAKDRLDFLASLCELKRLGITNKGGCAEDADRASERGENHPRLRQRLGPQATQTNKNPTTTTPHNSNNHSHHPQISSNNYLSSTGAHSQTLHVPGQNTYKYIQRPRSPKNHSARLPEASGRKLAVPGKRVAGSVISKSQTLPRSMGRSAPTLPCHRTMPIKPSSTPPSVKRQFSVPSNGSPVRRPGTPGGSGSNRGTPTRKASMPKGIDPKLAQVILDEILEGGTAVQWEDIAGQETAKQALQEMVILPSLRPELFTGLRTPSRGLLLFGPPGNGKTLLARAVATQCNATFFSISAASLTSKYVGEGEKLVRALFTIARELQPSVIFIDEVDSLLSERRDNEHEASRRLKTEFLVEFDGLPCTPEERVLVMAATNRPQELDEAALRRFTKRVYVTLPDTLTRVLLLRRLLSKHSNPLTQQELEHLARLTEGYSGSDLTGLAKDAALGPIRELNPEQVKELDLNLVRNITMQDFVDSLKRIRRSVSPTSLAAYEKWSLEYGDVSL; the protein is encoded by the exons ATGTCGTACAGCGATGGCGGGCGTTCGATCCGCAAGTCGAGTACGAAGTCGCCGAAAAAATTGCGAGTGATAAAGAACGGCGACAGCGACAAGGTgacaacgacgacgataagctaccaccaccaccaccatcaccactCGGAGGGCCACGGCCCTCACCCTTCGATTCACAAGCGGAATTTGTACGTCGTCTCGTTCCCCCTGATATTCCTCTTCAACGTTCTGCGCACTTTGCTCTACCAGCTATTCGTGATATTCAAGTACTTCTACACGTCGACCTCGCGGCTATTCCTCAGGCGTAGCACCGCCAATATCGCCCACGGCAAAAAGAGCCTCAAGGCCAACTGTCATCTCGAGATTGTCGTCGGTCAGCAGGACGCTGACGGAACCGAGAAAGATAACCTCCTCAGCGTCGTCGACCCCGAGGCTGAACAGATGTCCCAGATTCCGAGACGCACCGCTGGTCCTGGACCCGGTGATCCTCTCCTCGCTAAACAGAAACACCACCACAGGAGGGCCTTCGAGTTCATCAGCAAGGCCCTCAAAATCGATGAGGAGAACGAGG GTCATAAAGAAATGGCTATCGAGCTCTATAAAAAGGGTATCGGTGAGCTGGAAAAAGGCATAGCGGTCGAATGCAACGGCGGACGTGGCGAAGTCTGGGAGAGGGCTCAGAAATTGCATGACAAAATGCGTGCTAATCTCGCCATGGCTAAGGATCGGTTGGATTTCCTAg CCAGTTTGTGCGAGCTGAAAAGACTGGGAATAACGAACAAAGGAGGCTGCGCCGAAGACGCAGATCGAGCTAGTGAACGTGGCGAAAATCATCCAAGGCTAAGACAACGCCTCGGGCCCCAAGCAACGCAAACAAATAAAAACCCCACCACCACCACTCCTCACAACAGCAACAATCACAGCCACCATCCACAAATTAGTTCTAATAATTATCTCTCTAGTACCGGGGCACATTCGCAGACGTTACATGTACCTGGTCAAAACACATACAAATACATACAAAGGCCGCGATCTCCAAAAAATCATTCCGCTCGACTGCCTGAag CGTCTGGTAGAAAACTGGCGGTGCCTGGAAAGCGGGTGGCTGGATCAGTGATCAGCAAGAGTCAGACGCTGCCACGTAGCATGGGAAGATCGGCGCCGACTCTACCTTGCCATCGTACGATGCCGATAAAGCCATCCTCGACCCCGCCATCAGTGAAACGACAATTCTCTGTGCCGAGTAACGGGTCGCCTGTGAGAAGACCCGGAACTCCTGGGGGGTCAGGAAGCAACAGAGGAACGCCAACGCGAAAGGCATCTATGCCGAAAGGCATCGACCCGAAATTGGCCCAGGTGATCCTGGACGAAATCCTAGAGGGCGGAACCGCTGTTCAGTGGGAAGACATCGCGGGTCAAGAG ACCGCCAAGCAAGCGCTGCAGGAAATGGTGATCCTGCCCTCATTGCGTCCGGAACTTTTTACCGGTCTCCGCACGCCATCCAGAGGACTCCTGCTGTTCGGCCCACCAGGCAATGGGAAGACGCTGTTGGCGAGGGCGGTAGCAACGCAGTGCAACGCGACCTTCTTCTCGATATCGGCGGCGAGTCTGACTTCCAAGTACGTGGGGGAGGGTGAGAAGCTGGTCAGAGCGCTGTTCACAATAGCTAGGGAGCTTCAGCCGTCCGTGATATTCATCGACGAGGTTGACTCACTGCTCAGTGAGCGGCGGGATAACGAGCACGAAGCCTCGAG GCGGTTAAAGACCGAGTTTCTCGTCGAATTCGACGGTCTGCCTTGCACCCCTGAGGAGCGCGTCCTTGTCATGGCCGCTACCAACAGACCCCAAGAATTGGATGAAGCCGCTCTCAGGCGGTTCACCAAAAGGGTCTACGTCACGTTGCCCGATACACTGACGAGGGTTCTGCTTCTCAGGAGGCTTCTCAGCAAGCATAGTAACCCCCTCACTCAGCAAGAACTTGAGCACCTTGCGCGACTCACCGAGGGATATTCTGGTAGCGATCTGACTGGTCTGGCCAAAGACGCTGCGCTGGGACCCATAAGAG agCTGAATCCGGAACAAGTGAAAGAGCTAGACTTAAACTTAGTGCGTAACATAACGATGCAGGATTTCGTCGATTCTTTGAAAAGAATTCGTAGATCTGTATCGCCGACTAGTTTAGCCGCTTACGAAAAATGGAGTTTGGAATACGGCGACGTTAGTCTCTGA
- the LOC107218299 gene encoding spastin isoform X2 produces MSYSDGGRSIRKSSTKSPKKLRVIKNGDSDKVTTTTISYHHHHHHHSEGHGPHPSIHKRNLYVVSFPLIFLFNVLRTLLYQLFVIFKYFYTSTSRLFLRRSTANIAHGKKSLKANCHLEIVVGQQDADGTEKDNLLSVVDPEAEQMSQIPRRTAGPGPGDPLLAKQKHHHRRAFEFISKALKIDEENEGHKEMAIELYKKGIGELEKGIAVECNGGRGEVWERAQKLHDKMRANLAMAKDRLDFLASGRKLAVPGKRVAGSVISKSQTLPRSMGRSAPTLPCHRTMPIKPSSTPPSVKRQFSVPSNGSPVRRPGTPGGSGSNRGTPTRKASMPKGIDPKLAQVILDEILEGGTAVQWEDIAGQETAKQALQEMVILPSLRPELFTGLRTPSRGLLLFGPPGNGKTLLARAVATQCNATFFSISAASLTSKYVGEGEKLVRALFTIARELQPSVIFIDEVDSLLSERRDNEHEASRRLKTEFLVEFDGLPCTPEERVLVMAATNRPQELDEAALRRFTKRVYVTLPDTLTRVLLLRRLLSKHSNPLTQQELEHLARLTEGYSGSDLTGLAKDAALGPIRELNPEQVKELDLNLVRNITMQDFVDSLKRIRRSVSPTSLAAYEKWSLEYGDVSL; encoded by the exons ATGTCGTACAGCGATGGCGGGCGTTCGATCCGCAAGTCGAGTACGAAGTCGCCGAAAAAATTGCGAGTGATAAAGAACGGCGACAGCGACAAGGTgacaacgacgacgataagctaccaccaccaccaccatcaccactCGGAGGGCCACGGCCCTCACCCTTCGATTCACAAGCGGAATTTGTACGTCGTCTCGTTCCCCCTGATATTCCTCTTCAACGTTCTGCGCACTTTGCTCTACCAGCTATTCGTGATATTCAAGTACTTCTACACGTCGACCTCGCGGCTATTCCTCAGGCGTAGCACCGCCAATATCGCCCACGGCAAAAAGAGCCTCAAGGCCAACTGTCATCTCGAGATTGTCGTCGGTCAGCAGGACGCTGACGGAACCGAGAAAGATAACCTCCTCAGCGTCGTCGACCCCGAGGCTGAACAGATGTCCCAGATTCCGAGACGCACCGCTGGTCCTGGACCCGGTGATCCTCTCCTCGCTAAACAGAAACACCACCACAGGAGGGCCTTCGAGTTCATCAGCAAGGCCCTCAAAATCGATGAGGAGAACGAGG GTCATAAAGAAATGGCTATCGAGCTCTATAAAAAGGGTATCGGTGAGCTGGAAAAAGGCATAGCGGTCGAATGCAACGGCGGACGTGGCGAAGTCTGGGAGAGGGCTCAGAAATTGCATGACAAAATGCGTGCTAATCTCGCCATGGCTAAGGATCGGTTGGATTTCCTAg CGTCTGGTAGAAAACTGGCGGTGCCTGGAAAGCGGGTGGCTGGATCAGTGATCAGCAAGAGTCAGACGCTGCCACGTAGCATGGGAAGATCGGCGCCGACTCTACCTTGCCATCGTACGATGCCGATAAAGCCATCCTCGACCCCGCCATCAGTGAAACGACAATTCTCTGTGCCGAGTAACGGGTCGCCTGTGAGAAGACCCGGAACTCCTGGGGGGTCAGGAAGCAACAGAGGAACGCCAACGCGAAAGGCATCTATGCCGAAAGGCATCGACCCGAAATTGGCCCAGGTGATCCTGGACGAAATCCTAGAGGGCGGAACCGCTGTTCAGTGGGAAGACATCGCGGGTCAAGAG ACCGCCAAGCAAGCGCTGCAGGAAATGGTGATCCTGCCCTCATTGCGTCCGGAACTTTTTACCGGTCTCCGCACGCCATCCAGAGGACTCCTGCTGTTCGGCCCACCAGGCAATGGGAAGACGCTGTTGGCGAGGGCGGTAGCAACGCAGTGCAACGCGACCTTCTTCTCGATATCGGCGGCGAGTCTGACTTCCAAGTACGTGGGGGAGGGTGAGAAGCTGGTCAGAGCGCTGTTCACAATAGCTAGGGAGCTTCAGCCGTCCGTGATATTCATCGACGAGGTTGACTCACTGCTCAGTGAGCGGCGGGATAACGAGCACGAAGCCTCGAG GCGGTTAAAGACCGAGTTTCTCGTCGAATTCGACGGTCTGCCTTGCACCCCTGAGGAGCGCGTCCTTGTCATGGCCGCTACCAACAGACCCCAAGAATTGGATGAAGCCGCTCTCAGGCGGTTCACCAAAAGGGTCTACGTCACGTTGCCCGATACACTGACGAGGGTTCTGCTTCTCAGGAGGCTTCTCAGCAAGCATAGTAACCCCCTCACTCAGCAAGAACTTGAGCACCTTGCGCGACTCACCGAGGGATATTCTGGTAGCGATCTGACTGGTCTGGCCAAAGACGCTGCGCTGGGACCCATAAGAG agCTGAATCCGGAACAAGTGAAAGAGCTAGACTTAAACTTAGTGCGTAACATAACGATGCAGGATTTCGTCGATTCTTTGAAAAGAATTCGTAGATCTGTATCGCCGACTAGTTTAGCCGCTTACGAAAAATGGAGTTTGGAATACGGCGACGTTAGTCTCTGA
- the LOC107218299 gene encoding spastin isoform X3 — protein MSQIPRRTAGPGPGDPLLAKQKHHHRRAFEFISKALKIDEENEGHKEMAIELYKKGIGELEKGIAVECNGGRGEVWERAQKLHDKMRANLAMAKDRLDFLASLCELKRLGITNKGGCAEDADRASERGENHPRLRQRLGPQATQTNKNPTTTTPHNSNNHSHHPQISSNNYLSSTGAHSQTLHVPGQNTYKYIQRPRSPKNHSARLPEASGRKLAVPGKRVAGSVISKSQTLPRSMGRSAPTLPCHRTMPIKPSSTPPSVKRQFSVPSNGSPVRRPGTPGGSGSNRGTPTRKASMPKGIDPKLAQVILDEILEGGTAVQWEDIAGQETAKQALQEMVILPSLRPELFTGLRTPSRGLLLFGPPGNGKTLLARAVATQCNATFFSISAASLTSKYVGEGEKLVRALFTIARELQPSVIFIDEVDSLLSERRDNEHEASRRLKTEFLVEFDGLPCTPEERVLVMAATNRPQELDEAALRRFTKRVYVTLPDTLTRVLLLRRLLSKHSNPLTQQELEHLARLTEGYSGSDLTGLAKDAALGPIRELNPEQVKELDLNLVRNITMQDFVDSLKRIRRSVSPTSLAAYEKWSLEYGDVSL, from the exons ATGTCCCAGATTCCGAGACGCACCGCTGGTCCTGGACCCGGTGATCCTCTCCTCGCTAAACAGAAACACCACCACAGGAGGGCCTTCGAGTTCATCAGCAAGGCCCTCAAAATCGATGAGGAGAACGAGG GTCATAAAGAAATGGCTATCGAGCTCTATAAAAAGGGTATCGGTGAGCTGGAAAAAGGCATAGCGGTCGAATGCAACGGCGGACGTGGCGAAGTCTGGGAGAGGGCTCAGAAATTGCATGACAAAATGCGTGCTAATCTCGCCATGGCTAAGGATCGGTTGGATTTCCTAg CCAGTTTGTGCGAGCTGAAAAGACTGGGAATAACGAACAAAGGAGGCTGCGCCGAAGACGCAGATCGAGCTAGTGAACGTGGCGAAAATCATCCAAGGCTAAGACAACGCCTCGGGCCCCAAGCAACGCAAACAAATAAAAACCCCACCACCACCACTCCTCACAACAGCAACAATCACAGCCACCATCCACAAATTAGTTCTAATAATTATCTCTCTAGTACCGGGGCACATTCGCAGACGTTACATGTACCTGGTCAAAACACATACAAATACATACAAAGGCCGCGATCTCCAAAAAATCATTCCGCTCGACTGCCTGAag CGTCTGGTAGAAAACTGGCGGTGCCTGGAAAGCGGGTGGCTGGATCAGTGATCAGCAAGAGTCAGACGCTGCCACGTAGCATGGGAAGATCGGCGCCGACTCTACCTTGCCATCGTACGATGCCGATAAAGCCATCCTCGACCCCGCCATCAGTGAAACGACAATTCTCTGTGCCGAGTAACGGGTCGCCTGTGAGAAGACCCGGAACTCCTGGGGGGTCAGGAAGCAACAGAGGAACGCCAACGCGAAAGGCATCTATGCCGAAAGGCATCGACCCGAAATTGGCCCAGGTGATCCTGGACGAAATCCTAGAGGGCGGAACCGCTGTTCAGTGGGAAGACATCGCGGGTCAAGAG ACCGCCAAGCAAGCGCTGCAGGAAATGGTGATCCTGCCCTCATTGCGTCCGGAACTTTTTACCGGTCTCCGCACGCCATCCAGAGGACTCCTGCTGTTCGGCCCACCAGGCAATGGGAAGACGCTGTTGGCGAGGGCGGTAGCAACGCAGTGCAACGCGACCTTCTTCTCGATATCGGCGGCGAGTCTGACTTCCAAGTACGTGGGGGAGGGTGAGAAGCTGGTCAGAGCGCTGTTCACAATAGCTAGGGAGCTTCAGCCGTCCGTGATATTCATCGACGAGGTTGACTCACTGCTCAGTGAGCGGCGGGATAACGAGCACGAAGCCTCGAG GCGGTTAAAGACCGAGTTTCTCGTCGAATTCGACGGTCTGCCTTGCACCCCTGAGGAGCGCGTCCTTGTCATGGCCGCTACCAACAGACCCCAAGAATTGGATGAAGCCGCTCTCAGGCGGTTCACCAAAAGGGTCTACGTCACGTTGCCCGATACACTGACGAGGGTTCTGCTTCTCAGGAGGCTTCTCAGCAAGCATAGTAACCCCCTCACTCAGCAAGAACTTGAGCACCTTGCGCGACTCACCGAGGGATATTCTGGTAGCGATCTGACTGGTCTGGCCAAAGACGCTGCGCTGGGACCCATAAGAG agCTGAATCCGGAACAAGTGAAAGAGCTAGACTTAAACTTAGTGCGTAACATAACGATGCAGGATTTCGTCGATTCTTTGAAAAGAATTCGTAGATCTGTATCGCCGACTAGTTTAGCCGCTTACGAAAAATGGAGTTTGGAATACGGCGACGTTAGTCTCTGA
- the LOC107218300 gene encoding nucleolysin TIAR, with protein MSEESNPRTLYVGNLDASVSEDLLCALFSQIGAVKGCKIIREPGNDPYAFVEFTNHQSAATALAAMNKRHFLEKEMKVNWATSPGNQPKLDTSNHHHIFVGDLSPEIETQTLKEAFAPFGEISNCRIVRDPQTLKSKGYAFVSFVKKSEAEAAISAMNGQWLGSRSIRTNWSTRKPPPPRSERPRHTNNSKPNYEEVYNQSSPTNCTVYCGGFTNGITDELITKTFSPFGTIQDIRVFKDKGYAFIKFTTKESATHAIESTHNTEINGSVVKCFWGKENGDPNSVGPNANQQPQQVTTGGGQYPYGYGQQMGYWYTQGYPQMQGQFLQPTQYYSQYYGQQAQYMNSMRMPAPATGAWQPGQGSAAAPSATAPLQPGQQPAMVAYTMPQYPTQ; from the exons ATGAGCGAGGAAAGCAACCCGCGTACACTGTACGTTGGAAACCTGGACGCTTCGGTGTCCGAGGACCTTTTGTGCGCTCTCTTTTCGCAGATCGGTGCCGTCAAGGGGTGCAAGATAATACGCGAACCCGGCAACGACCCTTACGCCTTCGTCGAGTTCACTAACCACCAGAGTGCCGCCACCGCGCTAGCAGCGATGAACAAGCGGCACTTCCTCGAGAAGGAGATGAAGGTTAACTGGGCCACAAGCCCGGGGAACCAGCCGAAGCTCGACACGAGTAACCACCATCACATATTCGTCGGCGATTTGTCGCCGGAGATCGAAACCCAGACGCTGAAGGAGGCCTTCGCGCCCTTCGGCGAGATCAGCAACTGCAGAATCGTCCGGGACCCTCAGACCCTCAAGAGCAAAGGCTACGCATTTGTGTCCTTTGTTAAAAAGTCAGAGGCCGAGGCCGCTATCTCGGCGATGAATGGCCAGTGGCTCGGCTCCCGCAGCATCAGGACAAACTGGTCGACCAGGAAGCCGCCGCCTCCGAGGTCTGAGCGGCCTAGGCACACCAACAACAGCAAACCCAATTACGAGGAG GTTTACAACCAAAGCAGCCCGACCAACTGCACCGTTTACTGTGGAGGCTTCACGAACGGCATTACAGACGAGCTCATCACGAAGACCTTCTCGCCATTTGGCACCATTCAGGACATCAGAGTCTTCAAGGACAAGGGGTACGCGTTCATCAAGTTTACCACCAAGGAGTCAGCCACGCACGCTATCGAGTCCACTCATAATACAGAGATCAACGGTAGCGTCGTCAAGTGCTTCTGGGGCAAGGAGAACGGCGATCCCAATAGCGTCGGGCCCAATGCCAATCAGCAGCCTCAGCAG GTGACAACTGGTGGAGGTCAATATCCGTACGGATATGGACAGCAAATGGGGTACTGGTATACGCAGGGATACCCGCAGATGCAAGGACAGTTCCTGCAGCCGACTCAGTACTACAGTCAATACTACGGCCAGCAGGCGCAGTACATGAACAGCATGAGGATGCCGGCACCAGCGACCGGAGCGTGGCAACCTGGCCAGGGATCAGCTGCAGCGCCGTCAGCGACCGCACCTCTGCAGCCAGGCCAGCAGCCAGCCATGGTAGCCTACACCATGCCTCAATACCCGACCCAATGA
- the LOC107218288 gene encoding neuroparsin-A: MHTATQFTSALIVLLAMIFMHSNCEAHLRKLPLCRNRKICEENCDDCDWGSSYAVECGFKECLKGPGDRCGGRNHMWGKCGDGLACQCNKCNGCSTTKVDRSCFNNTCALDTEFLPPLFHPDRQHRPTYIFAV, from the exons ATGCATACTGCGACACAATTCACCTCAGCTTTAATCGTTCTCCTCGCCATGATTTTTAT GCATTCCAATTGCGAAGCTCATCTTCGCAAGTTGCCACTTTGCAGAAATCGTAAAATCTGCGAGGAAAATTGCGATGATTGTGATTGGGGCAGTAGCTACGCGGTTGAATGCGGATTCAAGGAGTGCCTGAAG GGCCCGGGAGATCGGTGCGGTGGTCGTAATCACATGTGGGGTAAATGCGGTGACGGTCTAGCTTGCCAGTGTAACAAATGCAACGGGTGCAGCACAACCAAAGTCGACAGAAGTTGTTTCAATAACACGTGCGCACTGGATACGGAATTCCTACCCCCCTTGTTTCATCCCGACCGTCAGCACCGCCCCACGTACATTTTTGCGGTTTAA
- the LOC107218285 gene encoding ERAD-associated E3 ubiquitin-protein ligase HRD1B, with protein MGMITRVRGRVRANSLTVDKERTAQSVCLLSAILLLPYCPRGPLPLLPPPAPALYSALVLPVVLSANYRYPVSALKTIVEATKGGVKKAWKPLSSLLMRIYAPIDRVENVFAKMRNISIMLNQIVFLTLADRILVPKERMTCLYTLMFYNVIAYCVSYIKELVEKEDWSPYVTLTERSQIKHLAMSATKIVLEWTKAVTFLVTLTFVLLVFGLEQGLQHYKPSTTYTVITWAYYAATEKVFVDMFPGILSALQLDVLENIENLYAPVILRCFTVGVSALFTLILLPSASWKFLLFAAYLNVFLRSKELLRESIAVLRHEREVLNRYRKATNEEIERFDDVCAVCLCSMVKARVTPCHHIFHADCLRQCLKSSDKCPMCKRELKFD; from the exons ATGGGAATGATAACGAGAGTTCGGGGCCGGGTAAGAGCAAATTCGTTGACCGTCGACAAAGAGAGAACGGCCCAGAGCGTTTGTCTCTTGAGTGCTATTTTGCTGCTGCCTTACTGCCCCCGAGGACCGTTGCCCCTGCTGCCGCCCCCGGCGCCAGCCCTCTACTCCGCCCTGGTGCTTCCGGTTGTTCTCAGCGCGAATTACCGGTACCCGGTATCGGCCCTGAAGACGATCGTCGAAGCCACGAAAG gTGGCGTCAAGAAGGCATGGAAACCGCTGAGCAGCTTGCTGATGCGAATTTACGCGCCAATCGATAGGGTAGAAAATGTGTTTGCCAAGATGCGGAACATATCAATAATGCTCAATCAGATAGTCTTCCTGACGCTGGCCGACAGGATCCTCGTACCCAAGGAGCGGATGACTTGTCTCTACACCTTGATGTTCTACAATGTGATAGCCTACTGCGTCAGCTACATAAAGGAGCTCGTAGAGAAGGAAGACTGGTCACCGTACGTAACATTGACGGAACGATCACAAATCAAGCACCTGGCCATGTCAGCGACAAAGATCGTGCTCGAGTGGACCAAGGCTGTCACCTTCCTCGTCACCCTGACGTTCGTGCTCCTTGTTTTCGGACTAGAACAGGGTTTGCAGCACTACAA ACCCTCCACGACGTACACAGTGATAACATGGGCATATTACGCGGCGACGGAGAAGGTCTTTGTCGACATGTTTCCCGGTATCCTGAGCGCCCTGCAGCTCGATGTACTAGAGAATATAGAGAATTTGTACGCTCCGGTAATTCTGCGTTGCTTCACCGTCGGCGTCTCCGCACTGTTTACTCTCATACTGCTGCCCAGCGCCTCGTGGAAGTTTCTCCTCTTCGCTGCTTACCTCAACGTTTTTCTCAGATCCAAGGAGCTGCTGCGCGAATCCATCGCCGTCCTCAGACATGAGAGAGAGGTTTTAAACCGGTATAGAAAGGCCACGAACGAAGAGATCGAGAGGTTCGACGACGTTTGCGCCGTCTGCCTCTGCAGCATGGTCAAGGCTCGCGTCACTCCTTGCCATCATATATTTCACGCAGATTGTTTGAGGCAGTGCTTGAAGAGCAGCGATAAATGCCCGATGTGCAAGAGGGAATTAAAATTCGACTGA
- the LOC107218287 gene encoding 39S ribosomal protein L40, mitochondrial yields the protein MSYLGLISPFCRLSVAGGAVCSIRTITTNLSPLFFKATSVLLGEPLKKKKKLDPMIVRQREEKRKRRLEKLIKRMEKGALQYKPIEECEVPMKLIDEKDERMRHLPPISDETTDERELLKKAWSLYKLRQHYRLMRMVDRVLGSHQKALDELKMESEELYLEAIQVDLNLVPYSSRGPVSTPPIKNYPSPDGEYQDISKTWG from the exons ATGAGTTACTTGGGCTTGATTTCGCCGTTCTgcag ATTATCGGTAGCCGGTGGAGCCGTGTGCTCAATCAGAACGATAACGACGAATCTAAGTCCTCTGTTTTTTAAAGCGACAAGCGTGCTGCT aggCGAACcattgaagaagaagaagaagttgGATCCGATGATAGTAAGACAGCGCGAAGAGAAGCGTAAAAGAAGGCTTGAGAAGCTGATCAAAAGGATGGAAAAAGGTGCTCTGCAATACAAACCAATTGAGGAATGCGAAGTACCGATGAAGCTCATAGATGAAAAAGA TGAACGCATGAGACACTTGCCGCCAATCTCTGACGAAACAACGGATGAAAGAGAGTTGCTAAAAAAAGCCTGGTCCCTGTACAAACTTCGCCAACACTATAGGCTCATGAGGATGGTCGACCGAGTCTTGGGGTCTCACCAAAAAGCTCTTGATGAGCTAAAGATGGAGTCTGAAGAGCTCTACTTGGAAGCGATACAA GTGGACCTGAATCTGGTCCCCTATTCATCCAGAGGTCCGGTTTCAACTCCCCCCATAAAGAATTACCCAAGTCCAGACGGCGAGTATcaagatatttcaaaaaccTGGGGTTGA